One window from the genome of Rariglobus hedericola encodes:
- the fliE gene encoding flagellar hook-basal body complex protein FliE, which produces MALIGSIGNLPSAFIQRLPGAGGAEAPTQILRPDAPAGTSGAAPADFGSVFDKMVSAVDTKQREASDITRKVLMGDSDQLHQSVIAMQEAGVAFQLMVETRNKVVESYQELMRMPV; this is translated from the coding sequence TCATCGGCTCCATTGGAAATCTCCCCTCGGCCTTTATTCAACGCCTGCCCGGCGCGGGCGGCGCCGAGGCTCCGACGCAAATTCTGCGCCCCGATGCTCCGGCCGGCACATCGGGGGCCGCGCCCGCCGATTTCGGTTCGGTCTTCGATAAAATGGTCTCCGCCGTGGATACCAAACAGCGCGAAGCCTCCGACATCACCCGCAAGGTTTTGATGGGCGACAGCGACCAGCTCCATCAGAGCGTCATCGCGATGCAGGAGGCCGGCGTGGCTTTTCAGCTGATGGTCGAGACGCGCAACAAGGTCGTCGAATCCTACCAGGAACTCATGCGCATGCCGGTGTGA
- the fliF gene encoding flagellar basal-body MS-ring/collar protein FliF — protein sequence MKAFTQSLLGLWTQLGINQRVTLVVAAAAVVAGLIGVVLWSHQPDYQLLYGKLSEKDSSQIIAQLQAQNIPHKIANGGNTIYVPADRVHRLRMDLAGKGVPSGEGVGFEIFDKGQFGLSDFVQRTNYLRALQGELARTISQLDGVRSARVMIVQPENRLLVTNQSVKPTASVFVELTKPRLEPEAVNSIRNLVANAVQGLLIDQVAVVDQKGRVLSEDLKQDPTLASASSQMRYRQQIEDYLAKKVETMLLPVVGAGNTVVRVSAEIETESTTRTEEKYDPDGQVVRSQTQTEDISNSSEQRSGGSTGVAANTPEKAGAEPAASRPSNITETNRKNRTTSYEINRTLTNTSRQPGAIRNVTAAVFVAQRYAPVPAGAAPGTEPVAQIRTPEEIQALRKIVINALGLKAVDGQSLDSLVSLQELPFLTEPVSAQIQQIQSETRIQSWIETVGAYLPIGVGALVLFFFVRMLSRQKPEPVPIELLSVPAAAGGASLGSNGHSVLTPDMLNQLIQQKPANIGNALRDYMAVKKN from the coding sequence ATGAAAGCCTTTACCCAATCACTTCTCGGACTTTGGACCCAACTCGGGATCAACCAGCGCGTCACGCTCGTGGTGGCCGCCGCCGCCGTGGTCGCGGGATTGATCGGTGTCGTGCTCTGGTCGCATCAGCCCGACTACCAGTTGCTCTACGGCAAACTCTCCGAGAAGGATTCGTCCCAGATCATCGCGCAGCTTCAGGCGCAAAACATCCCTCATAAAATAGCCAACGGCGGCAACACGATCTACGTGCCGGCCGATCGGGTTCACCGGTTGCGCATGGATCTCGCCGGCAAGGGCGTTCCCTCCGGCGAAGGCGTGGGTTTTGAGATTTTTGACAAGGGCCAGTTCGGCCTTTCCGACTTCGTGCAGCGCACCAATTACCTGCGTGCCTTGCAGGGCGAACTCGCCCGCACCATCTCACAACTCGACGGCGTGCGCAGCGCTCGCGTGATGATCGTGCAGCCTGAGAATCGTCTGCTCGTGACCAACCAAAGCGTGAAGCCCACCGCTTCCGTTTTCGTCGAACTCACCAAACCCCGGCTCGAACCCGAGGCGGTGAACAGCATTCGCAATCTCGTGGCCAACGCCGTGCAGGGTCTGCTCATCGACCAGGTCGCAGTCGTTGACCAGAAGGGCCGTGTGCTCTCCGAGGATCTGAAACAGGACCCGACCCTCGCCAGTGCTTCGTCGCAGATGCGCTACCGTCAGCAGATCGAAGACTACCTCGCGAAAAAAGTGGAGACGATGCTTCTGCCCGTCGTGGGCGCCGGCAACACCGTTGTGCGTGTCTCCGCCGAGATCGAAACCGAGTCCACGACGCGCACCGAGGAAAAGTATGATCCGGATGGCCAGGTCGTGCGCAGCCAGACACAGACCGAGGATATTTCCAATTCCAGCGAACAACGTTCCGGCGGCTCCACGGGGGTGGCCGCCAACACGCCTGAAAAAGCCGGCGCCGAGCCCGCCGCCTCCCGCCCCAGTAACATCACCGAGACCAATCGCAAAAACCGCACCACATCCTACGAGATTAACCGCACGCTTACCAACACGAGCCGCCAGCCGGGTGCCATTCGCAATGTCACGGCCGCCGTGTTCGTGGCGCAGCGGTATGCTCCGGTTCCCGCCGGCGCCGCGCCCGGCACCGAGCCCGTGGCGCAGATTCGCACGCCGGAAGAAATCCAGGCGTTGCGCAAGATTGTGATCAACGCGCTCGGTCTCAAGGCGGTCGACGGACAGAGCCTCGACAGTCTCGTGAGCCTGCAAGAGCTGCCGTTTCTTACCGAGCCCGTGTCGGCGCAGATTCAGCAGATCCAATCCGAGACGCGTATCCAGAGTTGGATTGAAACCGTTGGTGCGTATCTGCCGATCGGCGTGGGTGCCTTGGTGCTGTTTTTCTTCGTTCGCATGTTGAGCCGGCAGAAGCCCGAGCCCGTTCCGATCGAGCTGCTCTCCGTGCCGGCCGCCGCCGGTGGCGCATCCCTGGGTTCCAACGGACACTCGGTGCTCACGCCCGATATGTTGAACCAGCTCATCCAGCAAAAGCCCGCCAACATCGGCAATGCCCTCCGTGATTACATGGCGGTGAAGAAAAACTAA